In the Flavobacterium acetivorans genome, one interval contains:
- a CDS encoding ISAon1 family transposase N-terminal region protein, with translation MLPDFLVDHFEVVSSTNTEEIVHLYFEENAKPPKEFDTLELVSKGFQDEITIQDFPLRGKYVYLHIKRRRWTNKTTGEILKRDWNLVAKGTRMTQEFAAFLKEINR, from the coding sequence ATGTTACCTGACTTTTTAGTAGATCACTTTGAAGTGGTTTCTTCTACTAACACAGAAGAAATAGTACACCTATATTTTGAAGAGAATGCCAAGCCTCCAAAAGAATTTGATACACTGGAACTAGTATCAAAGGGCTTTCAGGATGAGATAACCATTCAGGATTTCCCTCTCAGAGGTAAATATGTATATCTACATATAAAAAGACGTCGCTGGACAAATAAGACAACAGGCGAAATTCTTAAAAGAGATTGGAATTTAGTTGCTAAAGGAACCCGCATGACTCAAGAGTTTGCGGCTTTTTTAAAAGAAATTAATAGATAA
- a CDS encoding phosphatase PAP2 family protein: MLGFKPKDNIRNQTIDIVVANSITFAVVGITKNIVRYERPDLSNKFSFPSGHTAISFTTAALLYHQYRDSNLWYASSGFLFATATGILRIANNKHFAPDVITGAGIGLASGLLVSYYNPLRTIKLGKNKKTSALVYPQIGNQIGVGLILKDQSQNLGGNVKIN, from the coding sequence ATTTTAGGTTTCAAACCAAAAGACAATATTCGAAATCAAACAATAGATATCGTCGTTGCAAATTCTATAACATTTGCAGTTGTAGGAATTACAAAAAATATTGTTAGATACGAAAGACCAGATCTTTCAAATAAATTTAGTTTCCCGTCAGGGCACACTGCCATTTCATTTACCACAGCAGCACTCCTATACCATCAATATAGAGATTCTAATTTATGGTATGCATCTAGCGGTTTTTTGTTTGCAACAGCAACAGGAATTCTTAGAATAGCCAACAACAAACATTTTGCGCCAGATGTAATAACCGGTGCCGGAATAGGTTTAGCCTCTGGGCTTTTGGTTTCCTACTACAATCCCTTACGAACTATTAAACTTGGAAAGAACAAGAAAACTTCGGCTTTAGTTTACCCACAAATTGGAAACCAAATTGGAGTTGGCTTAATTTTAAAGGATCAATCCCAAAACCTGGGGGGAAATGTCAAAATAAATTGA
- the aat gene encoding leucyl/phenylalanyl-tRNA--protein transferase yields the protein MYYLPKELFFPSVSLAHSSGIIALGGDLSPERLQLAYKSGIFPWFEDGEPITWWSPNPRMVLFLDELIVSKSMRNILNRNVLKVTFNQNFRDVISNCQEVKREGQNGTWITNDMIEAYCKLHELGIAKSVEVWQDEELVGGLYGVDLGHVFCGESMFSLVSNASKVAFIALVEKLRTENYKLLDCQVYNSHLESLGCREIDREEFIEILKVEKVDS from the coding sequence ATGTATTATTTACCTAAAGAATTATTTTTTCCATCTGTTTCTCTAGCACACTCTTCGGGAATTATTGCTTTGGGAGGAGATTTGTCGCCAGAACGATTACAATTAGCTTATAAAAGCGGTATTTTCCCTTGGTTTGAAGATGGAGAACCCATTACTTGGTGGTCACCAAATCCTAGGATGGTTTTGTTTTTGGACGAACTAATTGTGTCTAAAAGCATGCGAAATATTTTAAACAGAAATGTTTTGAAAGTGACTTTCAACCAGAATTTTAGAGATGTAATTTCTAATTGTCAAGAAGTAAAAAGAGAAGGTCAAAACGGTACTTGGATTACTAATGATATGATTGAAGCCTATTGTAAATTGCATGAATTGGGAATAGCTAAATCGGTTGAGGTATGGCAAGATGAGGAATTAGTTGGCGGATTGTATGGCGTCGATTTAGGCCATGTTTTTTGTGGCGAAAGTATGTTTTCTTTGGTTTCCAATGCTTCGAAAGTGGCTTTTATTGCTTTGGTAGAAAAATTAAGAACAGAGAATTATAAACTGCTCGACTGTCAGGTTTATAATTCTCATTTAGAAAGTTTGGGATGCAGGGAAATAGATCGAGAAGAATTTATCGAAATATTGAAAGTCGAAAAGGTTGATTCATAG
- a CDS encoding DNA-3-methyladenine glycosylase I gives MEVKNRCAWCEKNDMYKEYHDQEWGIPVYDDATLFEFLLLETFQAGLSWYTILNKRENFRKAFDNFDYQKIATYSEEKIQELLLDAGIIRNKLKVYSAVTNAQNFIKIQEEFESFSKYIWAFTDGKPIDKKPKTLKEVPATTPLSDAISKDLKKRGFKFVGSTVVYAHMQATGMVNDHVEDCWTRKK, from the coding sequence ATGGAAGTAAAAAACAGATGCGCTTGGTGCGAAAAAAACGATATGTATAAAGAATACCACGATCAAGAATGGGGAATTCCTGTTTATGACGATGCTACTTTATTCGAATTTTTACTCCTCGAGACCTTTCAGGCAGGACTAAGTTGGTATACCATTCTCAACAAAAGAGAAAATTTCCGCAAAGCCTTTGATAATTTCGATTATCAAAAAATAGCAACCTATTCCGAAGAAAAAATCCAAGAATTACTCCTAGACGCCGGCATTATTCGAAATAAACTCAAGGTATATTCTGCCGTAACTAACGCTCAGAATTTCATCAAAATCCAAGAAGAATTTGAAAGTTTTTCTAAATACATTTGGGCTTTTACTGATGGCAAACCCATTGACAAAAAACCCAAAACATTGAAAGAAGTTCCCGCCACTACTCCTCTTTCGGATGCCATTAGCAAAGATTTAAAAAAAAGAGGATTCAAATTTGTAGGCTCAACAGTAGTATATGCTCACATGCAAGCCACAGGCATGGTGAACGATCATGTAGAAGATTGTTGGACAAGAAAGAAGTAG
- the tsf gene encoding translation elongation factor Ts, with translation MATITAADVNKLRTATGAGMMDCKKALVEAEGNFDLAIENLRKKGQKVAANRSDRESTEGAAIAIVNADKTVGVAITLNCETDFVGMNESFVTMATELAALALNFDTKEAFLAAEYKGITVAEKLIEQTGVIGEKLEIRTFEKLEGAFVGSYIHSGNKIATLVALSAAPAGAEEAARNVAMQAAAMNPIALDAAGVDASVIEKEVEIAKEQLRAEGKPEAMLENISKGKIQRFYKDNTLVNQDYIKDSSVNVAAYVKSVDANLVVTGFKRAALG, from the coding sequence ATGGCAACAATAACAGCTGCAGACGTAAATAAATTAAGAACAGCAACTGGTGCAGGAATGATGGACTGCAAAAAAGCATTAGTTGAAGCAGAAGGGAATTTTGACTTAGCAATCGAAAACCTACGTAAAAAAGGACAGAAAGTAGCTGCAAACCGTTCAGATAGAGAATCTACTGAAGGTGCTGCAATTGCTATTGTAAACGCTGACAAAACAGTAGGTGTGGCTATCACACTAAACTGTGAAACTGACTTCGTAGGTATGAACGAAAGTTTTGTAACTATGGCAACTGAATTAGCTGCTTTAGCATTAAACTTTGACACAAAAGAAGCTTTCCTAGCTGCTGAATACAAAGGAATTACTGTTGCTGAAAAATTAATTGAGCAAACAGGTGTTATTGGAGAAAAACTTGAAATCAGAACTTTTGAGAAATTAGAAGGCGCATTCGTAGGATCTTACATCCACTCTGGTAACAAAATCGCTACTTTAGTAGCTTTATCTGCTGCTCCAGCTGGTGCTGAAGAAGCTGCTAGAAACGTTGCAATGCAAGCTGCCGCAATGAACCCAATTGCTTTAGATGCTGCTGGTGTTGATGCTTCAGTTATTGAAAAAGAAGTAGAAATTGCTAAAGAACAATTAAGAGCTGAAGGTAAGCCAGAAGCAATGTTGGAAAACATTTCTAAAGGAAAAATCCAACGTTTTTACAAAGACAATACTTTAGTAAATCAAGATTACATCAAAGATAGCTCAGTAAATGTTGCTGCTTATGTAAAATCAGTTGATGCTAACTTAGTTGTTACAGGTTTCAAAAGAGCTGCTTTAGGATAA
- the rpsB gene encoding 30S ribosomal protein S2: MSNKVEVKELLEAGVHFGHMTRKWDPNMAPYIYMERNGIHIINLYKTAAKIEEANEALKKIAASGRKILFVATKKQAKDIVAEKAKAANMPYITERWPGGMLTNFVTIRKAVKKMATIDKMKKDGTFMTLSKKERLQVDRLRAKLEKNLGSISDMSRLPAALFVVDIKAEHIAIKEAQKLNIPVFAMVDTNSDPREVEYVIPSNDDASKSIDKILSLVTAAVIEGLSDRGSDKEADATDKEAPVATETAAPATEE, encoded by the coding sequence GGGATCCAAACATGGCCCCATACATTTATATGGAACGTAATGGTATTCACATTATCAATCTATATAAAACTGCAGCTAAAATTGAAGAAGCTAATGAAGCTTTGAAAAAAATCGCTGCATCTGGTAGAAAAATATTATTCGTTGCTACCAAAAAACAAGCAAAAGACATCGTTGCTGAAAAAGCAAAAGCTGCAAACATGCCTTACATCACTGAAAGATGGCCTGGTGGAATGCTAACTAACTTCGTAACTATCCGTAAAGCTGTTAAAAAAATGGCTACTATTGATAAAATGAAGAAAGACGGTACATTCATGACCCTTTCTAAAAAAGAGCGTTTACAAGTTGATCGTCTTCGTGCTAAATTAGAGAAAAATTTAGGTTCAATCTCTGATATGTCTAGATTACCAGCTGCATTATTTGTAGTAGACATCAAAGCTGAACACATCGCAATAAAAGAAGCTCAAAAATTAAACATTCCAGTTTTTGCAATGGTTGATACAAACTCTGATCCACGTGAAGTAGAGTATGTAATTCCATCAAATGATGATGCTTCTAAATCAATCGATAAAATTTTATCTTTAGTAACTGCTGCAGTTATCGAAGGACTTTCTGATAGAGGTTCTGACAAAGAAGCTGATGCAACTGACAAAGAAGCTCCAGTAGCAACTGAAACAGCTGCTCCAGCAACTGAAGAATAA